Proteins encoded by one window of Chthonomonadales bacterium:
- a CDS encoding family 20 glycosylhydrolase — MTSAGKATIAMLALSMASSMAGADGAGVEVSRLRLVPFPREVASVSGWSRVRAGWRIAAPASPAARRAADDLAGEIRAAMGVDCSVEPGAPCAAAAPWELLLGPPGAAAPDVGAVPPKPEAYALAVTPNGIAARADGEAGLLHAARLLRQLFRANLRRGALPCLRVRDFPALRLRGTQDDITRGPSPRLGTLEREAAVAAYLGLNFLTYYLEHQFRFAKHPEIGPPDGSLEPAELRALVDSAAERGVEIIGCQQSFGHFGNILRHPDMEPLRETPDILNPMNEASYRLLDDLYSEQAPLLRSRLFNVCCDETYGLGTGPSKALADRIGVGGVYVRHIQRVHDILRDHYGKRMMMWGDIILQHPERIPDVPRDTVLLSWGYHAGESFDDAIVPFVRAGFEFLVCPGTSNWSRILPDFATAEVNIRNYVRDGVKHGALGTLNTIWNDDGETLFATNWAGVAWGAECAWTGSATAPDDFRRRLGGVLFGDPGERFGRALALLARTHAMPGYDGMMDARFWRLEPGDADEGRARKLLAAVEPAIAHLRACRRGARVNAGIVDHYLFGAERMRHMARREIALARAGALVQAARERWQEARPGADRAGAAVEALLAAEALLRPFATELAALRAEYARLWQSEKKPHGLDRILARYDSQAATWSRLLADLRTAAEGVRAGEAPPRSGDVGLPGQPDGGSAAPRALHAGPLAPEMAWVVPGARRRMGLALAAADADRMEAPVELALAATGDACALREIDPRTGAQTAVVCQWVRSGRRRALAFVAPGVTPAGAERRFLLYLGARDPAPPADRVTLAPAAHGGRWIANADYRILLGPEGGHLYRWEARAAAGRDVTEPGETGWAGFADVTGPHRAAPNRIEVLASGPALARVRCSDPTGLRKTFTFRAGVPWVTCAVEPATSFLSCYDDIDLMGAASATPGVYLLSDGQTGPLRPLGQTNECQAAASDAWWGAKCRPGGPMLALLTPDMPTRHVVGPGSGMGGVVVEGGRPAARFVIYVGETPSDPARLLEGLRAALRGAAEVDLWAAQDRPAGGE; from the coding sequence ATGACGAGCGCGGGAAAGGCGACGATCGCGATGCTGGCTCTGTCGATGGCGAGCTCAATGGCCGGCGCGGACGGCGCCGGCGTGGAGGTCTCGCGCCTGCGCCTGGTGCCGTTCCCGCGCGAGGTAGCCTCGGTGAGCGGCTGGTCGCGAGTGCGGGCGGGCTGGCGCATCGCGGCGCCGGCTAGCCCGGCGGCGCGGCGCGCTGCGGACGATCTGGCCGGGGAGATCCGCGCCGCGATGGGCGTCGACTGCTCCGTGGAGCCCGGCGCGCCCTGCGCGGCCGCGGCGCCCTGGGAGCTGCTCCTCGGCCCGCCGGGCGCCGCCGCACCGGACGTCGGCGCCGTGCCTCCGAAGCCCGAGGCCTACGCCCTCGCCGTGACGCCGAACGGTATCGCGGCGCGAGCCGACGGCGAGGCTGGGCTGCTGCACGCCGCGCGCCTGCTGCGCCAGTTGTTTCGCGCCAACCTGCGGCGCGGCGCCCTTCCATGTCTGCGCGTGCGCGACTTCCCCGCGCTGAGGCTGCGCGGCACGCAAGACGACATCACGCGCGGCCCCAGCCCGCGGCTGGGCACGCTCGAGCGCGAGGCCGCCGTGGCCGCCTACCTGGGCCTGAACTTCCTCACCTACTACCTGGAGCACCAGTTCCGGTTCGCCAAACACCCCGAGATCGGCCCGCCGGACGGCTCGCTGGAGCCCGCCGAGCTTCGCGCGCTGGTCGACTCGGCGGCGGAGCGCGGCGTCGAGATCATCGGATGCCAGCAGTCGTTCGGCCACTTCGGGAACATCCTCCGCCACCCGGACATGGAGCCCCTGCGCGAGACGCCCGACATCCTGAACCCGATGAACGAGGCGAGCTATCGACTGCTCGATGACCTCTACTCCGAGCAGGCTCCACTGTTGCGCTCGCGGCTGTTCAACGTGTGCTGCGACGAGACCTACGGCCTCGGTACGGGCCCGTCGAAGGCGCTCGCCGACCGCATCGGCGTGGGCGGCGTCTACGTGCGCCACATCCAGCGCGTGCACGACATCCTCCGCGATCACTACGGCAAGCGCATGATGATGTGGGGCGACATCATCCTCCAGCATCCCGAGCGCATCCCCGACGTTCCGCGCGACACCGTCCTCCTCTCTTGGGGTTACCATGCCGGCGAGTCGTTCGACGACGCGATCGTGCCCTTCGTGCGAGCCGGCTTCGAGTTCCTTGTCTGCCCTGGCACCAGCAACTGGAGCCGCATCCTGCCGGACTTCGCCACCGCCGAGGTCAACATCCGCAACTACGTGCGCGACGGAGTGAAGCACGGCGCGCTCGGCACGCTCAACACGATCTGGAACGATGATGGCGAAACCCTCTTTGCCACCAACTGGGCCGGGGTCGCCTGGGGTGCTGAGTGCGCGTGGACCGGTTCGGCGACGGCGCCGGACGACTTCCGGCGGCGACTGGGCGGCGTGCTCTTCGGCGATCCTGGCGAGCGGTTCGGCAGGGCGCTCGCGCTGCTGGCCCGCACGCACGCCATGCCCGGCTACGATGGCATGATGGACGCGCGCTTCTGGCGGCTGGAGCCCGGCGATGCCGACGAGGGCCGCGCGCGCAAGCTGCTGGCCGCCGTCGAGCCCGCCATCGCGCACCTGCGCGCGTGCCGGCGCGGCGCGCGCGTGAACGCGGGCATCGTGGATCACTATCTGTTCGGCGCGGAGCGGATGCGCCACATGGCCCGCCGCGAGATCGCGCTCGCGCGGGCCGGCGCGCTCGTGCAAGCGGCACGCGAACGCTGGCAGGAGGCCAGGCCGGGAGCGGACCGCGCCGGGGCCGCGGTCGAGGCGCTGCTCGCGGCGGAGGCGCTGCTGAGGCCCTTCGCAACGGAGCTTGCCGCCCTGCGCGCCGAGTACGCGCGGCTATGGCAGAGCGAGAAGAAGCCCCACGGGCTCGACCGGATCCTGGCGCGCTACGACTCCCAGGCCGCCACGTGGAGTCGCCTGCTGGCCGACCTGCGGACGGCCGCCGAGGGCGTGCGTGCCGGCGAGGCGCCCCCGCGCTCCGGCGACGTGGGGCTGCCCGGCCAACCGGACGGCGGATCCGCTGCGCCCCGCGCCCTGCACGCCGGGCCGCTCGCGCCGGAGATGGCCTGGGTCGTTCCCGGTGCGCGCCGGCGCATGGGGCTCGCTCTGGCCGCCGCCGATGCCGACCGCATGGAGGCGCCCGTCGAGCTCGCGCTCGCGGCGACCGGCGACGCCTGCGCGCTGCGGGAGATCGACCCGCGCACAGGCGCACAGACCGCCGTTGTGTGCCAATGGGTGCGCTCCGGCCGCCGGCGCGCCCTGGCCTTCGTGGCCCCCGGCGTCACGCCGGCCGGGGCCGAGCGTCGGTTCCTGCTCTACCTGGGCGCGCGCGACCCGGCGCCGCCGGCGGACCGCGTCACGCTCGCGCCGGCCGCTCACGGGGGGCGCTGGATCGCCAACGCCGACTACCGTATCTTGCTCGGCCCCGAGGGTGGTCATCTCTACCGCTGGGAGGCGCGAGCTGCGGCCGGCCGTGACGTCACCGAGCCGGGCGAGACCGGCTGGGCCGGCTTCGCCGACGTCACCGGCCCCCACCGCGCCGCTCCGAACCGCATCGAGGTGCTGGCGTCCGGCCCGGCGCTGGCCCGCGTTCGCTGCAGCGACCCGACCGGGCTGCGCAAGACCTTCACATTTCGCGCCGGCGTGCCCTGGGTGACCTGCGCGGTGGAGCCGGCCACCAGCTTCCTCTCCTGCTACGACGACATCGACCTGATGGGCGCCGCCAGCGCCACGCCCGGGGTCTACCTGCTCTCGGACGGCCAGACGGGCCCACTGCGCCCGCTCGGCCAGACGAACGAGTGCCAGGCCGCGGCGTCCGACGCCTGGTGGGGAGCGAAGTGCCGCCCCGGCGGCCCGATGCTGGCGCTTCTGACACCGGATATGCCGACGCGCCATGTCGTGGGCCCGGGCTCCGGCATGGGCGGCGTCGTGGTGGAGGGCGGCCGGCCGGCGGCGCGGTTCGTGATCTACGTCGGCGAGACGCCCTCCGACCCCGCACGGCTGCTCGAGGGCCTGCGCGCCGCGCTGCGCGGCGCCGCGGAGGTGGACCTCTGGGCGGCGCAGGACCGGCCCGCCGGGGGCGAGTGA
- a CDS encoding DUF4091 domain-containing protein, with product MLLASLALSVAASAAPIDHWCTHGLDNVFRDSPPGAAREVRAAGARGQTVGAQIVLRATAEGVRVERLAAGTLRRAGGPGAIGPRAFTCAFVEYYHVAKNSTATPPDELLRKAPADFPDAFLEAPGVDLVPGANQPAWVAWRIPRNAPAGDYLGEVRVATSKGDSTVPVRLTVYDFALPRPDLLVTIWVNTESLAKHQRVAPGSDAYWELVRRTARLMRAHHQNVILTPWNLIAARREGGRVRFDFARFDRWVRTFLDEGFERIEIAHVGGREHGQWEDRTFVATPMPCDDPATGKDERLPPEEWLPALETHLRERGWLARSMLHVADEPIPVNVDSWRELSRRVRRAAPSLRRIDAVHVPDLSGDLEVWVPQLNFLKDWEDRFRAAQQAGAELWYYTAWLPQGHFPNRLMDYALAKTRVLHWLNYLTGTTGYLHWGFNYWDVPFDQFAPGDNFIVWPGKRAPRSSLRYEAMREGIEDYAYLRLLERAGDAAARRLRVSAPGAGQRLATQFAHLAVRGYEDYDRAGPQLYAARDAIARAIVGLRDALPLAVAARRTAGGFALAGFTAPGSTVTCSGRAVVAADDGAFTLDVEAAQEAEIEVEVVSGGKRGRQAVPVVP from the coding sequence ATGCTGCTTGCCAGCCTCGCCCTGTCTGTCGCCGCCTCGGCCGCGCCCATCGACCACTGGTGCACCCACGGGCTCGACAACGTGTTCCGTGACTCGCCGCCGGGCGCCGCGCGCGAGGTGCGCGCGGCGGGCGCGCGCGGGCAAACCGTGGGGGCACAGATCGTCCTCCGCGCGACCGCGGAGGGTGTGCGAGTCGAGCGGTTGGCGGCCGGCACGCTGCGCCGGGCGGGCGGGCCCGGCGCCATCGGGCCGCGCGCCTTCACCTGCGCCTTCGTCGAGTACTACCACGTGGCGAAGAACTCCACCGCCACGCCGCCGGACGAGCTGCTCCGCAAGGCGCCGGCCGACTTCCCGGATGCCTTCCTCGAGGCCCCTGGCGTCGACCTGGTCCCCGGAGCGAACCAACCGGCCTGGGTCGCGTGGCGCATCCCCCGCAATGCGCCCGCAGGCGACTACCTTGGCGAGGTGCGCGTTGCCACGTCGAAGGGCGATTCGACGGTGCCCGTGCGCCTGACGGTCTACGACTTCGCCCTGCCGCGCCCCGACCTGCTCGTCACCATCTGGGTGAACACGGAATCGCTCGCGAAGCATCAGCGCGTCGCGCCCGGCTCGGACGCCTACTGGGAGCTGGTGCGCCGCACGGCCCGGCTGATGCGCGCGCACCACCAGAACGTCATCCTGACTCCCTGGAACCTGATCGCCGCGCGGCGGGAGGGGGGCCGCGTGCGCTTCGACTTCGCCCGCTTCGACCGCTGGGTGCGCACGTTCCTCGACGAAGGCTTCGAACGCATCGAGATCGCCCACGTCGGGGGCCGTGAGCACGGGCAGTGGGAGGACCGCACCTTCGTGGCGACGCCGATGCCCTGCGACGATCCCGCCACCGGCAAGGATGAGCGGCTTCCTCCGGAGGAGTGGCTGCCGGCGCTGGAGACGCACCTGCGCGAGCGGGGCTGGCTGGCCCGCTCGATGTTGCACGTCGCCGACGAGCCCATCCCGGTCAACGTCGACTCCTGGCGCGAGTTGTCGCGCCGGGTGCGCCGCGCGGCGCCCTCACTGCGCCGCATCGACGCCGTTCACGTCCCGGACCTGAGCGGTGACCTGGAGGTGTGGGTCCCCCAGCTCAACTTCCTCAAGGACTGGGAGGACCGCTTCCGCGCGGCGCAGCAGGCCGGCGCCGAGCTCTGGTACTACACGGCCTGGTTGCCGCAGGGTCACTTCCCCAACCGCTTGATGGACTACGCCCTCGCGAAGACGCGCGTGCTGCACTGGCTCAACTACCTGACGGGCACCACGGGCTACCTGCACTGGGGCTTCAACTACTGGGACGTGCCGTTCGACCAGTTCGCCCCGGGCGACAACTTCATCGTGTGGCCGGGGAAGCGGGCGCCGCGCTCCAGCCTGCGGTACGAGGCCATGCGCGAGGGCATCGAGGATTACGCCTACCTGCGGCTGCTGGAGAGGGCCGGCGACGCGGCCGCGCGCCGGCTTCGCGTGTCGGCGCCGGGCGCGGGCCAGCGCCTCGCGACTCAGTTCGCTCACCTCGCAGTACGCGGCTACGAGGACTACGACCGCGCCGGCCCCCAGCTCTACGCGGCGCGCGATGCCATTGCCCGCGCCATCGTCGGCCTGCGCGATGCCCTGCCGCTGGCCGTCGCCGCGCGCCGGACCGCCGGAGGCTTCGCCCTCGCCGGGTTCACCGCGCCGGGCTCCACGGTAACCTGCTCCGGTCGCGCCGTGGTCGCGGCCGATGACGGCGCCTTCACGCTCGACGTGGAGGCGGCGCAGGAGGCCGAGATCGAGGTCGAGGTGGTGTCCGGCGGCAAACGCGGCCGGCAAGCGGTGCCGGTGGTTCCATGA